A genomic segment from Bradyrhizobium diazoefficiens USDA 110 encodes:
- a CDS encoding response regulator has protein sequence MRILLVEDEAEMAGALASALKRYDMVVDHAPTLADAEEAISADVHVAVLLDRQLPDGDGLALIPKLRARADGVPIIVLTARGELADRIAGLDSGADDYLAKPFAVEELLARLRAVMRRPAGLTPDVIRAGRLAFDVGHREASIDGQPFELPRRELLVLEALIRRIGRTVIRSALEEAVYNFDDEIQSNALDTHISRLRRKLAEADAGIEIHGIRGVGYLLKKLP, from the coding sequence ATGCGGATTTTGCTCGTCGAGGATGAGGCGGAGATGGCGGGCGCGCTGGCGTCGGCGCTAAAGCGCTACGACATGGTGGTAGACCATGCCCCTACCCTTGCCGACGCTGAAGAGGCCATTTCCGCCGACGTCCATGTCGCGGTCCTGCTCGACCGCCAGCTCCCCGACGGCGACGGCCTTGCACTGATTCCGAAGCTCCGGGCGCGCGCCGACGGCGTGCCGATCATCGTCCTGACCGCGCGCGGCGAGCTCGCCGACCGGATCGCCGGGCTCGACAGCGGCGCCGACGATTATCTGGCCAAGCCGTTCGCGGTCGAGGAGCTGCTGGCGCGCCTGCGCGCCGTGATGCGGCGCCCCGCTGGACTTACGCCGGATGTCATCCGCGCGGGCCGCCTCGCCTTCGATGTCGGCCATCGCGAGGCGAGCATCGACGGCCAGCCGTTCGAGCTGCCGCGTCGCGAGCTGTTGGTGCTCGAGGCGCTGATCCGCCGCATCGGCCGCACCGTGATACGCTCGGCGCTGGAAGAGGCCGTCTACAATTTCGACGACGAGATCCAGTCGAACGCGCTGGACACGCATATCTCGCGGCTACGCCGCAAGCTCGCCGAGGCGGATGCCGGCATCGAGATCCACGGCATTCGCGGCGTCGGCTATCTCCTGAAGAAGCTGCCATGA
- a CDS encoding sensor histidine kinase: protein MSRHDDPYCLRSRLSWRLLSLQAVLLLALVAVVVGALCASGLVLAERDEDRVIDVVQHALTRDAQGGLTVRPTPELRQLRSETPDLWFLVRDRQGHSLAEGAVPAEFAAIGGGLDQISQARLGWQLFEDDPRKPAARLKRVDTEAGNVQVITATQGRLTGAKALVMTSLAFLGIALPGLLLMGTATFIATPMIVRRAFRGLDTTADQARRIDIHQRGARLSVERIPLEVVPLVTAVNDALARLDQGYARHKRFVADAAHELRTPIAILNTRLESLAPGPDKTRLLEDAARLATLAEQLLDIQRLDRCGHPFARVDLVRVAQGAAADLAPLAIAGGYELALDAPTTPIETIGDAAALERALTNLVQNAIQHGPRRGTIGIRVSRPASIEVTDEGPGIPVGQREQIFEPFYRLTPLDRGAGLGLNMVREIVQLHGGHVSVTDGPDGGACFRITLRPIPQD from the coding sequence ATGAGCAGGCACGACGATCCCTACTGCCTGCGCTCGCGCCTGAGCTGGCGCCTGCTCTCGCTCCAGGCCGTGCTGCTCCTGGCCCTGGTTGCCGTCGTCGTCGGAGCGCTGTGCGCGTCAGGACTTGTGCTCGCCGAGCGCGACGAGGATCGCGTGATCGACGTCGTGCAGCACGCACTGACGCGCGACGCACAGGGCGGCCTGACCGTGCGGCCGACGCCCGAGCTCAGACAATTGCGTAGCGAGACACCAGACCTCTGGTTCCTGGTCCGCGACCGGCAGGGACATTCGCTCGCCGAAGGTGCCGTGCCGGCTGAATTCGCCGCGATCGGCGGCGGCCTCGACCAGATCAGCCAGGCGCGGCTCGGCTGGCAGCTGTTCGAGGACGATCCGCGCAAGCCGGCGGCGCGGCTGAAGCGGGTCGATACCGAGGCCGGCAATGTGCAGGTCATCACGGCGACACAGGGCCGGCTGACCGGCGCCAAGGCGCTGGTCATGACATCGCTTGCGTTCCTCGGCATCGCCCTGCCAGGCCTCCTTCTGATGGGAACCGCGACCTTCATCGCGACACCGATGATCGTGCGGCGCGCCTTCAGAGGACTTGATACGACCGCGGACCAGGCGCGTCGCATCGACATCCATCAGCGCGGCGCGCGCCTGTCGGTGGAGAGAATTCCGCTGGAGGTCGTACCGCTCGTGACTGCGGTCAATGACGCGCTGGCGCGGCTCGACCAGGGCTATGCCCGCCACAAGCGTTTCGTCGCCGACGCCGCGCACGAGCTGCGCACGCCGATCGCGATCCTCAACACGCGCCTGGAGTCGCTTGCCCCGGGGCCGGACAAGACCCGGCTGCTGGAAGATGCCGCGCGGCTGGCGACGCTTGCCGAGCAGTTGCTGGACATTCAGCGGCTCGACCGCTGCGGCCATCCTTTCGCGCGCGTCGACCTTGTCCGGGTCGCGCAAGGCGCGGCTGCCGACCTCGCGCCGCTGGCGATTGCCGGCGGCTACGAGCTGGCGCTCGATGCACCCACGACGCCGATCGAGACGATCGGTGACGCGGCCGCGTTGGAACGCGCGCTGACCAACCTCGTGCAAAATGCGATTCAGCACGGCCCTCGCCGCGGCACCATCGGCATTCGCGTCAGCAGACCCGCGAGCATCGAAGTCACGGACGAAGGTCCCGGCATTCCCGTCGGACAACGCGAGCAGATCTTCGAGCCGTTCTACCGGCTGACGCCGCTCGATCGCGGTGCCGGCCTCGGCCTCAACATGGTGCGCGAGATCGTGCAGCTGCATGGCGGCCACGTCTCGGTCACGGACGGGCCGGACGGCGGCGCCTGTTTCAGAATAACGCTGCGCCCAATCCCGCAGGATTGA
- a CDS encoding class I SAM-dependent methyltransferase, giving the protein MPNDFLSFFLSWMSAPRRVGAIAPSGAALADLITREITASTGPILELGPGTGAFTYNLLKRGVRQQDLTLIEYGSDFMKLLQVRFPNARVLWMDAGRLTTERLYDGAPVGAVVSGLPLLNMSTRKVISIVSGAFSYVRPGGAFYQFTYGMSCPVPRPILDRLGLRATLVDRALLNMPPAAVYKLTRRPQMKLVTGSLAPAPSTRVALEPIHHARDYSAAR; this is encoded by the coding sequence ATGCCCAACGATTTCCTCTCCTTCTTCCTGTCCTGGATGTCGGCCCCGCGTCGGGTCGGCGCGATCGCGCCGTCAGGCGCGGCGCTCGCCGATCTGATCACCCGCGAGATCACGGCATCGACCGGTCCGATCCTCGAGCTCGGCCCCGGCACCGGGGCATTCACCTACAACCTCCTGAAACGCGGCGTCCGCCAGCAGGACCTCACGCTGATCGAATACGGCTCCGACTTCATGAAGCTCCTGCAAGTGCGCTTTCCCAACGCGCGCGTCTTGTGGATGGATGCGGGGCGGCTGACGACGGAGCGCCTCTATGACGGCGCGCCCGTCGGCGCGGTCGTGAGCGGGCTGCCGCTGCTCAACATGTCGACGCGCAAGGTCATCTCGATCGTCAGCGGCGCGTTCAGCTATGTCCGCCCCGGCGGCGCATTCTACCAGTTCACCTACGGCATGAGCTGCCCGGTGCCGCGGCCGATTCTCGATCGGCTGGGCTTACGCGCCACGCTGGTCGATCGCGCCCTGCTGAACATGCCGCCCGCCGCCGTCTACAAGCTGACACGGCGGCCGCAGATGAAGCTCGTCACGGGATCGCTTGCGCCGGCCCCCTCGACGCGAGTCGCCTTGGAGCCGATCCATCACGCGCGCGACTACTCCGCCGCGCGCTGA
- a CDS encoding CTP synthase: MARYIFITGGVVSSLGKGLASAALGALLQARGYKVRLRKLDPYLNLDPGTMSPYQHGEVFVTDDGAETDLDLGHYERFTGRPATKADNITTGRIYQDIITKERRGDYLGATIQVVPHVTNAIKEFVLDGNDDYDFVLVEIGGTVGDIEGLPFFEAIRQLKNDLPRDHAVYIHLTLLPYIPSAGELKTKPTQHSVKELRSIGIQPDILLCRTDREIPKEERRKLGLFCNVRESAVIEARDVDNIYAVPEAYHNAGLDDEVLAAFGIASRIPPELRSWQQINERVRNPEGNVTIAIVGKYTGMKDAYKSLIEALSHGGIANKVKVNLDWIESEIFEKEDPAPFLEHVNGILVPGGFGQRGAEGKIRAAQFARERDVPYFGICFGMQMAVIEAARNLVGIEDANSTEFGPTKEPLVGLMTEWLRGNELEKRSQAGDLGGTMRLGAYPAALNRGSRVSQVYGGATEISERHRHRYEVNTAYKDRLEQHGLKFSGLSPDGVLPEIVEYEDHPWFIGVQFHPELKSRPFEPHPLFASFIQAAMVQSRLV; the protein is encoded by the coding sequence TAAGCTCGACCCCTATCTCAACCTCGATCCCGGAACGATGTCGCCGTATCAGCACGGCGAAGTGTTCGTGACCGATGACGGCGCGGAGACCGATCTCGATCTCGGTCACTACGAGCGCTTCACCGGGCGGCCGGCGACCAAGGCCGACAACATCACGACGGGGCGCATCTACCAGGACATCATCACCAAGGAGCGCCGCGGCGATTATCTCGGCGCGACCATCCAGGTGGTTCCGCACGTCACCAACGCCATCAAGGAATTCGTCCTCGACGGCAATGACGACTACGACTTCGTGCTGGTCGAGATCGGCGGCACCGTCGGCGACATCGAGGGCCTGCCGTTCTTCGAGGCGATCCGCCAGCTCAAGAACGATCTGCCGCGCGATCATGCCGTCTACATCCATCTCACGCTACTGCCCTACATTCCGAGCGCAGGCGAATTGAAGACGAAGCCGACGCAGCACTCGGTGAAGGAGCTGCGTTCGATCGGCATCCAGCCGGACATCCTGCTCTGCCGAACCGACCGCGAGATCCCGAAGGAAGAGCGCCGCAAGCTCGGGCTGTTCTGCAACGTCCGTGAAAGCGCGGTGATCGAAGCGCGCGACGTCGACAACATCTATGCTGTCCCTGAGGCCTACCACAATGCGGGCCTCGACGACGAGGTGCTCGCCGCCTTCGGCATCGCCTCGCGGATTCCGCCAGAGCTGCGGAGCTGGCAGCAGATCAACGAGCGCGTCCGCAATCCCGAAGGCAACGTCACCATCGCCATCGTCGGCAAATACACCGGCATGAAGGATGCGTATAAGTCGCTGATCGAGGCGCTCTCACACGGCGGCATCGCCAACAAGGTGAAGGTCAATCTCGACTGGATCGAGAGCGAGATCTTCGAGAAGGAAGATCCCGCGCCGTTCCTCGAGCACGTCAACGGCATCCTGGTGCCCGGCGGCTTCGGCCAGCGCGGCGCGGAAGGCAAGATCCGCGCGGCGCAGTTCGCGCGCGAGCGCGACGTGCCGTATTTCGGCATCTGCTTTGGCATGCAGATGGCGGTGATCGAGGCCGCGCGCAATCTCGTCGGCATCGAAGACGCCAACTCCACCGAATTCGGCCCGACCAAGGAGCCCTTGGTCGGCCTGATGACGGAATGGCTCCGCGGCAACGAACTCGAGAAGCGCTCGCAGGCCGGCGATCTCGGCGGCACGATGCGGCTCGGCGCCTATCCCGCGGCACTCAACCGCGGCAGCCGAGTCTCGCAGGTCTATGGCGGCGCGACCGAGATTTCCGAGCGCCACCGCCACCGCTACGAGGTGAACACCGCCTACAAGGATCGCCTCGAGCAGCACGGCCTGAAATTCTCCGGGCTGTCGCCCGACGGCGTCCTGCCGGAGATCGTCGAATACGAGGATCATCCCTGGTTCATCGGCGTCCAGTTCCATCCCGAACTGAAGTCGCGGCCTTTTGAGCCGCATCCTCTCTTCGCCTCCTTCATTCAGGCGGCGATGGTGCAGAGCCGGCTGGTCTGA